One part of the Streptomyces nigra genome encodes these proteins:
- a CDS encoding TetR/AcrR family transcriptional regulator, whose protein sequence is MQTATPAARKAPRPRADALRNRERIVTAAREMFVEHGPDVPLDDIARRAGVGNATVYRNFPDRDALVREVVCSVMDRTVAAAELALAQTGDAFEALERFVHAAADERISALCPMVQSTFDQHHPDLEASRERCESLIAAIMDRAKAAGQLRSDVDVGDVMIAAAQLSRPPAGTGCDLADRYVHRHLQLFLDGLRAPARSTLPGTALTMEDLRKA, encoded by the coding sequence GTGCAGACCGCCACCCCCGCAGCGCGCAAGGCGCCCCGGCCGCGCGCCGACGCCCTGCGCAACCGGGAGCGGATCGTCACCGCCGCCCGCGAGATGTTCGTCGAGCACGGCCCCGACGTGCCGCTCGACGACATCGCCCGCCGGGCCGGCGTCGGCAACGCCACGGTGTACCGCAACTTCCCCGACCGTGACGCGCTGGTGCGCGAGGTCGTCTGCTCCGTCATGGACCGTACGGTGGCGGCGGCCGAGCTGGCGCTCGCACAGACCGGGGACGCCTTCGAGGCCCTGGAGCGCTTCGTGCACGCCGCCGCCGACGAGCGGATCAGTGCGCTGTGCCCGATGGTCCAGAGCACGTTCGACCAGCACCATCCGGATCTGGAGGCGTCGCGCGAGCGGTGCGAGAGCCTCATCGCCGCGATCATGGACCGCGCGAAGGCGGCGGGGCAGCTCCGGTCCGACGTGGACGTCGGCGACGTCATGATCGCCGCGGCCCAGCTCAGCCGGCCCCCGGCCGGCACGGGGTGCGACCTCGCGGACCGCTACGTCCACCGCCATCTGCAGCTGTTCCTGGACGGACTGCGGGCACCGGCCCGCTCCACCCTTCCCGGTACGGCTCTGACCATGGAGGACCTGCGCAAGGCCTGA
- a CDS encoding IclR family transcriptional regulator domain-containing protein, producing MPAKRMLYDGVGARAGAGAGADDGGVAGARGRDAAADADAGAARGGPAVPAEAVAPLIRGVTVLRRLTEAGGTLSPSALERATGLARSTVDRIASTFARMGYVRMDGRDVALAPRVLELGNAYLAALGWPAQLAPHAGALAEELDESVTLTVPDRDGVRLVHRSGHRRRLPLGFPLGTLHPADRTAPGALFATEWTDTDWQSWRARRPCSEPWADFEDRAKTAARNGWAEDDELTEPGLLTLSVPVRDAAEGGRIVCAASVVSHTGRHTAAGLRETVLPRLRGTATAMERALRDAPAARPGAGPSGLASWTSASKQELGREFVESLARGLTVLTAFGEGRGELTLTDVARATGLPRATARRALLTYAHLGLVRRSGTRGFRLTPRVLSLGFPPLSRLPLSHLATPHLTELSAHLTESVSLATLTSTGEETRCTAATAPTHALSLEVEVGTRQPAHATPAGRVLLSDLPPDLRKRALCHPEAPAPDALTTDLDTVAREGHAVTYDAPEPGLRTLAVPVRDGTGRVVAAIEATIHRARRTREACMKEVLPHLLATARAMEADLRLTTHITSAPR from the coding sequence ATGCCCGCGAAGAGGATGCTGTACGACGGTGTGGGTGCCCGTGCCGGCGCCGGCGCCGGCGCCGATGACGGTGGGGTCGCCGGCGCACGTGGCCGCGATGCTGCGGCGGATGCCGATGCCGGCGCCGCACGGGGTGGCCCGGCCGTACCCGCCGAGGCGGTCGCCCCGCTGATCCGCGGCGTGACCGTACTGCGCCGCCTGACGGAGGCGGGCGGCACCCTGAGCCCGAGCGCCCTGGAACGCGCCACGGGCCTCGCCCGCTCCACCGTCGACCGCATCGCCTCCACCTTCGCCCGCATGGGATACGTCCGTATGGACGGCCGCGACGTGGCGCTGGCACCCCGCGTGCTGGAACTCGGCAACGCCTACCTCGCCGCCCTCGGCTGGCCCGCCCAGCTCGCACCGCACGCCGGCGCGCTCGCCGAGGAGCTGGACGAGTCGGTGACACTGACGGTCCCCGACCGGGACGGCGTCCGCCTCGTCCACCGGTCCGGCCATCGCCGGAGGCTGCCCCTCGGCTTCCCGTTGGGCACCCTGCACCCCGCCGACCGTACGGCGCCGGGCGCGCTGTTCGCGACGGAGTGGACGGACACGGACTGGCAGTCATGGCGCGCCCGCCGTCCGTGTTCCGAACCATGGGCCGACTTCGAGGACCGAGCGAAGACGGCCGCGCGGAACGGCTGGGCGGAGGACGACGAACTCACCGAACCCGGCCTGCTCACCCTTTCCGTACCGGTCCGCGACGCGGCCGAGGGCGGCCGGATCGTCTGCGCGGCGAGCGTGGTCAGCCACACCGGCCGCCACACCGCCGCCGGACTGCGCGAAACGGTCCTCCCCCGCCTCCGTGGCACGGCGACGGCGATGGAACGCGCCCTGCGCGACGCACCGGCCGCCCGGCCCGGCGCCGGTCCCTCGGGACTGGCCTCCTGGACGAGCGCGTCCAAGCAGGAACTGGGCCGGGAGTTCGTCGAGTCCCTGGCGCGCGGACTGACGGTCCTGACCGCGTTCGGCGAGGGCCGCGGCGAGCTGACGTTGACCGACGTGGCCCGCGCGACCGGCCTGCCCCGCGCCACGGCCCGCCGGGCCCTGCTCACCTACGCCCACCTGGGCCTGGTCCGCCGCTCGGGAACCCGGGGCTTCCGCCTGACCCCCCGTGTCCTGTCACTGGGCTTCCCACCCCTGTCCCGCCTGCCCTTGTCCCACCTGGCGACCCCGCACCTGACGGAGCTGTCCGCCCACCTCACCGAGTCGGTCTCCCTAGCCACCCTGACCTCGACGGGCGAGGAAACCCGGTGCACGGCCGCGACCGCCCCCACGCATGCGCTGAGCCTCGAGGTGGAGGTGGGCACGCGACAGCCGGCCCACGCGACCCCGGCGGGCCGGGTCCTCCTGTCGGATCTGCCTCCGGACCTGCGCAAACGGGCCCTGTGCCACCCCGAGGCCCCCGCCCCGGACGCCTTGACGACCGACCTGGACACCGTCGCCCGCGAGGGTCACGCCGTGACGTACGACGCCCCGGAACCGGGCCTGCGCACCCTGGCGGTACCGGTACGCGACGGAACGGGCCGGGTGGTGGCGGCGATCGAGGCGACGATCCACAGGGCTCGCAGGACGAGGGAGGCATGCATGAAAGAGGTACTCCCACACCTACTGGCGACCGCACGCGCCATGGAGGCCGACCTACGCCTGACGACACACATCACTTCCGCCCCCCGGTGA
- a CDS encoding MFS transporter — MSETAAKAPGSALGAADPNRWKALAFIAIAQLMVVLDATIVNIALPSAQQDLGISDGNRQWVVTAYALAFGGLLLFGGRIADLWGRKRAFVVGLGGFAAASALGGAATNEAMMFGARALQGAFGALLAPAALSLLAVMFTDAKERAKAFGIYGAIAGGGGAVGLILGGFLTEYLDWRWTFFVNIPFAIVAALGAWYVIREPQGSRNRSTLDIPGVILSTLGLVALVYGFTRAESDGWSDATTIGMFVASGVLLLAFVIVEARVKAPLLPLRVVTERNRGGVYLSLGLAIIAMFGLFLFLTYYLQIVKGYSPVKTGFAFLPMIAGMITGSTQIGTRLMTRVAPRLLMGPGFLVAALGMLLLTQLEIGSSYAALLLPAMLLLGLGMGTAFMPAMSLATLGVKPQDAGVASAMVNTSQQVGGAIGTALLNTIAASATTSYIDDHIAGASSRSQQQLVQAQGLVQGYTAAIWFAVGILVAAALIALTLINAGRPGGTAVASSEEGAEEELPVPVVAH, encoded by the coding sequence ATGTCTGAAACAGCCGCGAAGGCTCCCGGCAGTGCCCTCGGCGCCGCCGATCCCAACCGATGGAAGGCGCTCGCCTTCATCGCGATAGCCCAGCTGATGGTCGTCCTGGACGCGACGATCGTGAACATCGCGCTGCCCTCCGCCCAGCAGGACCTGGGCATCTCCGACGGCAACCGGCAGTGGGTCGTCACGGCCTACGCCCTCGCCTTCGGCGGTCTGCTGCTGTTCGGCGGGCGTATCGCCGACCTCTGGGGCCGCAAGCGGGCCTTCGTGGTCGGTCTGGGCGGTTTCGCCGCAGCCTCCGCCCTGGGCGGGGCGGCCACCAACGAGGCCATGATGTTCGGCGCCCGCGCGCTGCAGGGCGCGTTCGGCGCGCTGCTCGCCCCGGCCGCGCTCTCCCTGCTCGCGGTGATGTTCACCGACGCCAAGGAGCGCGCGAAGGCATTCGGCATCTACGGCGCGATCGCCGGTGGTGGCGGTGCCGTCGGCCTGATCCTCGGCGGGTTCCTCACCGAGTACCTCGACTGGCGCTGGACGTTCTTCGTGAACATCCCGTTCGCCATCGTCGCCGCGCTCGGCGCCTGGTACGTCATCCGTGAGCCGCAGGGCAGCCGCAACCGCTCCACGCTCGACATCCCCGGCGTCATCCTCTCCACCCTCGGCCTGGTCGCGCTGGTGTACGGCTTCACCCGCGCCGAGTCCGACGGCTGGAGCGACGCCACCACGATCGGCATGTTCGTCGCCTCCGGTGTGCTGCTGCTGGCCTTCGTGATCGTGGAGGCCCGGGTCAAGGCCCCGCTGCTGCCGCTGCGCGTGGTCACCGAGCGCAACCGCGGCGGTGTCTACCTCTCGCTCGGCCTCGCGATCATCGCGATGTTCGGCCTGTTCCTGTTCCTGACGTACTACCTGCAGATCGTGAAGGGCTACTCGCCGGTCAAGACCGGCTTCGCCTTCCTGCCGATGATCGCGGGCATGATCACCGGGTCCACCCAGATCGGCACCCGGCTGATGACCCGGGTCGCGCCGCGGCTGCTGATGGGCCCCGGCTTCCTGGTGGCCGCGCTCGGCATGCTGCTGCTGACCCAGCTGGAGATCGGCTCCTCGTACGCCGCGCTCCTGCTGCCCGCGATGCTGCTGCTCGGCCTCGGCATGGGCACCGCGTTCATGCCGGCCATGTCGCTGGCCACCCTGGGCGTCAAGCCGCAGGACGCCGGTGTCGCCTCGGCCATGGTCAACACCTCGCAGCAGGTGGGCGGCGCGATCGGTACGGCGCTGCTGAACACGATCGCCGCCTCGGCGACCACGTCCTACATCGACGACCACATCGCAGGCGCGTCCAGCCGGTCCCAGCAGCAGCTGGTCCAGGCGCAGGGCCTGGTGCAGGGCTACACCGCCGCCATCTGGTTCGCCGTCGGCATCCTGGTCGCGGCCGCGCTCATCGCCCTGACCCTGATCAACGCCGGCCGTCCCGGCGGCACGGCGGTGGCGTCCTCCGAGGAGGGCGCCGAGGAGGAACTCCCGGTGCCGGTCGTCGCGCACTGA
- a CDS encoding MarR family winged helix-turn-helix transcriptional regulator gives MNTAPSSAPAEEARWLTADQQRVWRSYIEATTLLDDHLDRQLQRDAGMPHLYYGLLVALAESPERRLRMTELAMYAKITRSRLSHAVARLEGNGWLRRENCPDDKRGQFAVLTDEGLEVLRRTAPGHVQAVRQALFDRLSPEQQKALGEIMKIVAEGLQPSEAGADLPWLR, from the coding sequence ATGAACACCGCACCGAGCTCCGCCCCGGCGGAGGAGGCCCGCTGGCTCACCGCGGACCAGCAGCGCGTCTGGCGCTCGTACATAGAGGCCACGACCCTGCTCGACGACCATCTGGACCGTCAGCTCCAGCGGGACGCGGGCATGCCCCATCTCTACTACGGGCTCCTCGTCGCGCTCGCCGAGTCCCCCGAGCGCCGGCTGCGGATGACCGAGCTGGCGATGTACGCGAAGATCACCCGCTCCCGGCTCTCGCACGCCGTCGCCCGGCTGGAGGGCAACGGCTGGCTGCGCCGCGAGAACTGCCCCGACGACAAGCGGGGCCAGTTCGCCGTGCTGACCGACGAGGGGCTGGAGGTGCTGCGCCGGACCGCGCCCGGCCACGTACAGGCCGTACGGCAGGCGCTGTTCGACCGGCTGAGCCCCGAACAGCAGAAGGCCCTCGGCGAGATCATGAAGATCGTCGCCGAGGGCCTGCAGCCGAGCGAAGCGGGTGCGGACCTGCCCTGGCTGCGCTGA
- a CDS encoding cold-shock protein, producing MATGTVKWFNAEKGFGFIEQDGGGPDVFAHYSNIASQGFRELLEGQKVSFDIAQGQKGPTAENIVTA from the coding sequence ATGGCTACTGGTACCGTGAAGTGGTTCAACGCGGAAAAGGGCTTCGGCTTCATCGAGCAGGACGGCGGCGGCCCCGACGTCTTCGCCCACTACTCCAACATCGCCAGCCAGGGCTTCCGTGAGCTGCTGGAGGGCCAGAAGGTGTCGTTCGACATCGCCCAGGGCCAGAAGGGCCCGACGGCTGAGAACATCGTCACCGCCTGA
- a CDS encoding NADPH-dependent FMN reductase — protein MSHAPLKIGVLIGSVRPGRFADKVCQWFLSEIGRRDDMETHVIDLSEPVLADELKLTLEQSDAPTLARRIGGLDGFVVVTPEYNHGYPAALKLAIDYVHREWRAKPVGFVSYGGMAGGQRAVEQLRQVFAELHAVTLRDTVSFHMAWERFDDDGRPHDEDGTAKAAAVLLDQLAWWGLTLREGRAARPYDG, from the coding sequence ATGTCCCATGCGCCCCTCAAGATCGGTGTGCTCATCGGGAGTGTTCGGCCCGGGCGGTTCGCCGACAAGGTGTGCCAGTGGTTCCTGTCCGAGATCGGGCGGCGGGACGACATGGAGACGCATGTCATCGATCTGTCCGAGCCCGTGCTCGCCGACGAGCTGAAGCTCACCCTCGAGCAGTCCGACGCGCCCACGCTGGCGCGGCGGATCGGTGGGCTCGACGGGTTCGTCGTCGTCACGCCCGAGTACAACCACGGCTACCCCGCCGCGCTCAAGCTCGCCATCGACTACGTCCACCGGGAGTGGCGGGCCAAGCCGGTCGGGTTCGTCTCGTACGGCGGGATGGCCGGCGGGCAGCGTGCCGTGGAGCAGTTGCGGCAGGTCTTCGCCGAGCTGCATGCCGTCACCCTGCGCGACACCGTCAGCTTCCACATGGCCTGGGAGCGGTTCGACGACGACGGGCGGCCGCACGACGAGGACGGCACCGCCAAGGCCGCCGCCGTCCTGCTGGACCAGCTCGCCTGGTGGGGGCTCACCCTGCGGGAGGGGCGTGCCGCTCGGCCCTACGACGGGTGA
- a CDS encoding M6 family metalloprotease domain-containing protein: MQPNRRIRPRRVAALASVTSLILAVGTSAGTGHLTAGTSTVAGAGPISPEHSTALGPCMISGPPTVQMSEGVPTPRGYARSTGTVRALTLMVDFPDAPGPGDALDRYREFFPQTRDWFRTSSYGRLDYRAETPIPDWLRMPKSFREYGIERGAPFDPGYRRLVQDIVVAADARVDFQSYDFLNVLVTPNAGPSALDTVLSVTFAGNVEAPVADGVSVTNASFVYSRQDDGSGTYHRTGYRVLPHENGHVFGLPDLYTAEGGGAVGHWDIMSEDWGANNDLLGWHKWKLGWLDDSQVRCASAPGTDDYSLTPLARKGGPKLVFVPLGPRSGYALEVRTREGNDEAVCRPGVLVYRVDADVDTGMGPVKVHDSQEDSGGCTRSPNVHAELSDATFTPGEAFDDGKRGVRVAVVGVDEAGAYRVRVTRER; this comes from the coding sequence ATGCAGCCGAACCGCCGGATACGTCCCCGCCGTGTGGCCGCCCTCGCCTCCGTGACCTCGCTGATCCTCGCGGTCGGCACGTCGGCGGGCACCGGGCACCTCACGGCGGGCACCTCCACGGTGGCCGGGGCCGGACCGATATCCCCGGAGCACTCCACGGCACTCGGACCCTGCATGATCAGCGGCCCGCCGACGGTCCAGATGTCCGAGGGCGTGCCCACCCCGCGCGGCTACGCCCGCTCCACCGGCACCGTCCGCGCCCTCACCCTGATGGTCGACTTCCCCGACGCCCCCGGCCCGGGCGACGCCCTCGACCGCTACCGCGAGTTCTTCCCGCAGACCCGGGACTGGTTCCGCACCAGCTCCTACGGCCGCCTCGACTACCGCGCCGAGACCCCGATCCCGGACTGGCTGCGGATGCCCAAGTCGTTCCGCGAGTACGGCATAGAGCGCGGCGCCCCCTTCGACCCCGGGTACCGCCGGCTGGTCCAGGACATCGTGGTCGCCGCCGACGCACGCGTCGACTTCCAGTCGTACGACTTCCTGAACGTCCTCGTCACCCCGAACGCCGGGCCCTCCGCCCTCGACACCGTCCTGTCGGTGACGTTCGCCGGCAATGTGGAGGCGCCGGTGGCGGACGGTGTCTCCGTCACCAACGCCTCCTTCGTGTACTCCCGCCAGGACGACGGCTCCGGCACCTACCACCGCACCGGCTACCGGGTCCTCCCCCACGAGAACGGCCATGTCTTCGGCCTGCCCGACCTCTACACCGCGGAGGGAGGCGGCGCGGTCGGCCACTGGGACATCATGAGCGAGGACTGGGGGGCCAACAACGACCTGCTCGGCTGGCACAAGTGGAAGCTGGGCTGGCTGGACGACTCCCAGGTCCGCTGCGCGTCCGCCCCCGGCACCGACGACTACTCCCTCACCCCGCTGGCCCGCAAGGGCGGCCCCAAGCTGGTCTTCGTCCCGCTGGGCCCGCGCTCCGGCTACGCCCTGGAAGTGCGCACCCGCGAGGGCAACGACGAGGCCGTCTGCCGCCCCGGCGTCCTCGTCTACCGGGTCGACGCGGACGTCGACACCGGGATGGGCCCGGTGAAGGTCCACGACTCCCAGGAGGACAGCGGCGGCTGCACCCGCAGCCCCAACGTGCACGCCGAATTGTCGGACGCGACCTTCACGCCGGGCGAGGCCTTCGACGACGGCAAGCGGGGCGTGCGGGTCGCGGTGGTGGGCGTGGACGAGGCCGGGGCGTACCGGGTACGGGTGACACGGGAGCGATGA